The window CTTGAATCCCTTTCCGTCAGAGAGCAGGAGCTTGACCCTCTTGTTTCCGGGAAGGTCCTTCCTCATAGGAGTTCCGTCGGAATCGGATCCGCCGGTGATCTTGATTTTGTACTCGGGGAGACCAAAGAAGACTCCGTCGACTGTCTCTCCGATAGTAATACCGATCAGAGAGTTCGCGTGGTGACCGGAGACAGTCACATTGTATGACTTTCCGGTTTTCTTGTCATTAACAACAGCTTTGAATTCTGCCATTTGAACACCTGTACGCGGGTGTAATAAAGGTGCATTTAAAAAGATTGCCCATGGAAGGGCCTGTACCGACCCCGTGTGACGGCATCGGGGCCGTCACATCTGGTCGATCATACGGAGAACCATGAATGCGCAGCGTTCCGCGGCCTTCTTCTCGAACTCCGAGTAATCCTCCATGTCGGAGCCGTCCGCCTTGTCGGATACGGCCCTGATAATGACAAACGGGATGTCGTTAAGATAGCACGCCTGTGCTATCGCCCCGCCCTCCATCTCGCAGCAGAGTCCGCCGAAGTTGTCCAGGATCGTCTGCTTCTGCTCGGGGGTCGCTATGAACTGGTCGCCGGTGCACACCCTGCCTTCGAGGTAGTGCACCCCCACCTCGTATTCCGAAAGGGCCTTCTTCGCCAGCTCCCTGAGCTTGGGATCGGCCTGGAACGCGTACAATCCGGTGTAGGGGATCTCCCCCTTGACGAACCCTATGGGGCTCACATCGAAGTCGTGCTGGACAGCATCCGTGGATATGACGAAGTCACCGATGTCCAGCCTGTTGTCCAGGGAACCGGCCGCACCGGTGTTGATGACCCTGGTGACATTGAACTTATTGATCAGCGTGTGAGCGCACA of the methanogenic archaeon mixed culture ISO4-G1 genome contains:
- a CDS encoding ribosomal protein S6e Rps6e; the protein is MAEFKAVVNDKKTGKSYNVTVSGHHANSLIGITIGETVDGVFFGLPEYKIKITGGSDSDGTPMRKDLPGNKRVKLLLSDGKGFKERYHGERKRTAIRGNAISEAIVQINAVIEEYGSKSIEECLNPEAPAEK
- a CDS encoding MTA/SAH nucleosidase MtnN; its protein translation is MDNKGLLAVIAVAVVAVFACSYIAGQGQETDDQPERIGIIGAMVPEIEKLKDAMTIEYTETIASMEFCVGVLEDQEVVVVQCGMGKVNAGLCAHTLINKFNVTRVINTGAAGSLDNRLDIGDFVISTDAVQHDFDVSPIGFVKGEIPYTGLYAFQADPKLRELAKKALSEYEVGVHYLEGRVCTGDQFIATPEQKQTILDNFGGLCCEMEGGAIAQACYLNDIPFVIIRAVSDKADGSDMEDYSEFEKKAAERCAFMVLRMIDQM